ACGCCAAAAACCGCTGAAGTGATCAAGACGATCCCAGCGGCAAAAGTCTTTCCCAGTAGTGATCTAAACGTTCCCGCGCTCATCGATCCGATTCCTGTCGTTAGTGTTGTCTACCCCGGAAAGGCCGGTTCGACTCACCAAGCGACAGGAATAGCAATGTGTTACAGAAAGCTTTCTTGAGCGATCGGGCCTATTTGCTGATCAGCAGGACGTGGTTCCAGTAAGCCCATTCGTTTTGCCAGTCATTCGCTCTGTTTTCAACCACCAAACGGACGTTTTGGCCGGCAAACTTTGACAAGTCGACACTGACGTCTAGCCACTCGTTTGCCCCAACTGTTTTTGGGCCAACAATTGTTTCTTCTAGGACTTGGTCGTTGGCCAAAACGCGCAGCTGCCAGTCTCCGTGAGGATGATGGCTGACCCGAAGCATTAAAAATGTCGATTTGCCAGATGGAATTTCGGTATCGCGGATCAGTCGACAAGGCCGATTGCGGCTATCCGGATGGGTCTGCATCGCGGTTTGATTGCGGAAGCTGCTGTGGAAAACGACGCCTCCTTCACCCACGTGACGAACGTCGAATTTCGGAGCCACTTTACCGACGACCTTCTGCCAGTCTTCACCAATTTCGGAGTCGGCATCGCCAGTGGCAAGTCGTCGGGCCACGAACTCTTGAATCTTCGGCAGTTGCGTGCTGGTGGCTAATTGCAAAGATTCCTTCGGCCATTTGGGAACCATTGGCTCGAGAGCAAACCAGTACATCCGCTCCAAATTAGGATCTTCGTGGTCGTTGGGATGGCTTCCCAAGGCCGCCAGTAAGTCCCAGCGATGTCGAAACGGCAAACGCATCGCAGCGGATGCCAAATACAGGCGAACGATGGGGGACACGTCATCGGAGGCCATCTGAATGAACTTTTGCAAAATCTCTTCCGAGACAACACAGTCCTGTGAGTCTGCGTTTGCCAAATAGAACGCATCGACATTGCTTTGATCACACAGAAGTTGCACCGACCAGGCGCGGACGTATTCGTCATCATGATCAAGCAGCAGTGTTAAATGCGAGGGCTTAACAATGCCCGTTAAGAAGCCTGCCCATAGAGCACGCAACCGATATTTTGAAGACTCGGCAGAATGAAAGCGTCGTCGAAGCGTTGTGCTGACCGTATCACGATCCAATTTTCCGGTGGTTGCACGGTGGTGCAGCAAGACGCGGGCGTGACGGACATACCAATCATTGGAATGAAATTGCAGATCGACCAATTGTTGGTCCGTCAAGGAAGCTAGGTTCGGACGCTCAATCGGCGATGCGCCCTCAGGCATGATTCGATAGATCCGGCCACTATCTGGAAAGTTGATCGCGTTGCCACAGACATCCGTATCGTGCCAGTCCAGCAGATACACGCCGCCTTCGGGACCGATTTCGACACTGAAACCGACCCACGCCAGATCGTTCGTCGGCATGAAATCGTCGCCATGCTTTCCGATAAAGCTTGAACCGTTGCGTTCCATGACGTCAGTTAACACGGCATGTTCGTGAATATTGCACATGAACAACCGATCGTGGTACTCAACTGGGAACGCGTCGGCCAAGTAAAACCTTGCGCCACCGTGTGCAGACAGGTGGGTATGGTCGCGGATCGTTTTGATATCGTCGTAGATATAGGGATTGATATGCGGACGGCTTTGCTTGTGATAAACCCCACCCTGCGAAACGTGGAATAGGTGTGGAATCACACAGCAGGTGGCAAAGCCTTGGCCATGGCGATCAAAGTCAAAGCCCCAGGGGTTCGACAAACCGCGAGCAAAGACTTCGTATTTGTGCGTGACCGGATGGAACCGCCAAATACCTCCGTCGATAAATTGACGCTCGGCAGGATCACAGCCGGGTTTTCCAACTTGCGACTGGGTAAATACGCCATGGCAGCCATACAGCCAGCCATCGGGGCCCCAGATGAAACTGTTCAAGGTTTCATGGCGATCGTTGATACCCCAGCCATCGAGCAAGACCTCAGCCGGACCATCGGGAACATCATCGCCATCGGCGTCTGGAATGAAAACAAAATTCGGTGGTGAACCCAGATAGACTCCCCCAAATCCGACCGCGATACCGGAAGTGAATGTGAGGTCGTCTTTGAAGGTTTTCTTGGAATCGAAAACGCCGTCACTGTCGGTGTCTTCGAGAATCTGAATACGACTGACTTTGTCGTCGGTATGTTCCCGTCGCGTGCGATAGTTCAGGTTTTCGACAACCCAAAGGCGACCACGATCATCAAAGCAGAAGGCGATCGGTTCGGCTAGCGTTGGCTCGGATGCGAAAACGGAGACTTCGAAACCATCCGGGATCGACATCTTTTCAAGCGC
This genomic interval from Stieleria sp. JC731 contains the following:
- a CDS encoding PVC-type heme-binding CxxCH protein, whose protein sequence is MSHQQRRLFGCKLFVSGILTLNLAFSVSTLSAQQLLPKQQHRTSDAPFLTPTEALEKMSIPDGFEVSVFASEPTLAEPIAFCFDDRGRLWVVENLNYRTRREHTDDKVSRIQILEDTDSDGVFDSKKTFKDDLTFTSGIAVGFGGVYLGSPPNFVFIPDADGDDVPDGPAEVLLDGWGINDRHETLNSFIWGPDGWLYGCHGVFTQSQVGKPGCDPAERQFIDGGIWRFHPVTHKYEVFARGLSNPWGFDFDRHGQGFATCCVIPHLFHVSQGGVYHKQSRPHINPYIYDDIKTIRDHTHLSAHGGARFYLADAFPVEYHDRLFMCNIHEHAVLTDVMERNGSSFIGKHGDDFMPTNDLAWVGFSVEIGPEGGVYLLDWHDTDVCGNAINFPDSGRIYRIMPEGASPIERPNLASLTDQQLVDLQFHSNDWYVRHARVLLHHRATTGKLDRDTVSTTLRRRFHSAESSKYRLRALWAGFLTGIVKPSHLTLLLDHDDEYVRAWSVQLLCDQSNVDAFYLANADSQDCVVSEEILQKFIQMASDDVSPIVRLYLASAAMRLPFRHRWDLLAALGSHPNDHEDPNLERMYWFALEPMVPKWPKESLQLATSTQLPKIQEFVARRLATGDADSEIGEDWQKVVGKVAPKFDVRHVGEGGVVFHSSFRNQTAMQTHPDSRNRPCRLIRDTEIPSGKSTFLMLRVSHHPHGDWQLRVLANDQVLEETIVGPKTVGANEWLDVSVDLSKFAGQNVRLVVENRANDWQNEWAYWNHVLLISK